The following are encoded in a window of Halosolutus halophilus genomic DNA:
- a CDS encoding XdhC family protein → MTADTPPDADETEATTDRAAVASDGELAERERALRNRDEPYARATVVRREPPVSANVGDRALVTADGDLHGWIGGAACAQSRVVSEAQSAIANDEPQLIGLAPDPDDVDRPGLAAFPMLCHSEGTLEIFVEPVIPATRLLVVGGSPIARSLVRLATELDVDVTIVDPEAADADLPDGTSVLSTLEPDEIAEAVGAGPFVVVASMGEFDARGVAAGVLSDAPYVGLVASDARATEVVDRAAGLLDRDPAAVRDAITNPAGVDIAARSAAEIATSLLAELVDVRADTGTSTASAIDSSADTDDAERAGSDDEESVTEASAIDPVCGMTVDPDDAPSVTHEGTTYYFCCPGCADSFRNEPDEYLEATEDGPMESV, encoded by the coding sequence ATGACAGCAGACACACCACCAGACGCCGACGAGACCGAGGCGACTACCGATCGAGCAGCTGTAGCGTCCGACGGGGAGCTCGCGGAGCGAGAGCGAGCCCTGAGAAATCGCGACGAGCCCTACGCCCGCGCGACCGTCGTCCGCCGCGAACCGCCGGTTTCCGCCAACGTCGGCGATCGGGCGCTCGTCACGGCCGACGGCGACCTCCACGGGTGGATCGGCGGTGCAGCCTGCGCCCAGTCGCGGGTCGTCAGCGAGGCCCAGTCGGCCATCGCGAACGACGAACCACAGTTGATCGGCCTCGCACCCGATCCCGACGACGTCGATCGGCCCGGACTCGCGGCCTTTCCGATGCTGTGTCACAGCGAGGGAACGCTCGAAATATTCGTCGAACCGGTGATTCCGGCGACGCGACTCCTCGTCGTGGGTGGGTCGCCGATCGCCCGCTCGCTCGTCAGGCTGGCGACCGAACTCGACGTCGACGTGACGATCGTCGATCCCGAGGCGGCGGACGCGGATCTCCCGGACGGGACGAGCGTCCTCTCCACGCTCGAACCCGACGAGATCGCCGAGGCGGTCGGTGCGGGCCCGTTCGTCGTCGTGGCCTCGATGGGAGAGTTCGACGCTCGTGGCGTCGCTGCCGGCGTGCTCTCGGATGCACCGTACGTCGGACTCGTCGCGAGTGACGCCCGCGCGACCGAGGTCGTCGACCGGGCTGCCGGCCTCCTGGATCGCGATCCGGCGGCGGTTCGAGACGCGATCACGAATCCGGCGGGCGTCGACATCGCGGCCAGGTCCGCGGCCGAGATCGCGACGAGCCTGCTGGCCGAACTGGTCGACGTGCGGGCCGACACCGGGACGAGTACGGCGTCCGCGATCGACTCGAGCGCCGATACGGACGACGCCGAACGCGCCGGTTCCGACGACGAGGAGTCGGTCACCGAGGCGTCGGCGATCGATCCCGTCTGCGGGATGACGGTCGACCCTGACGACGCCCCGAGCGTCACCCACGAGGGGACGACGTACTACTTCTGTTGTCCCGGCTGTGCGGACTCCTTTCGAAACGAGCCCGACGAGTATCTAGAGGCGACCGAAGACGGACCGATGGAATCAGTATGA